The Marispirochaeta aestuarii genome contains the following window.
TGGGCAACGATGTAAGCGCCAATATCCGCACAATCCGCTCGGTACCTCTGCGGCTTTCGCAGCCCGTCTCCATCGCCGTCCGGGGAGAGGTTTTTCTGCCCCTGGACCGTTTTGACGAGATCAACGCCGAGCAGGAGGTTCCCTTCGCGAATCCCCGCAACCTGGCGGCGGGCACCCTGCGGCGCAAGAAGAGCAGCGAGGTTGCCCGGGTGCCCCTGGAAATCTTCGTCTACGAAGGCTATATGTCCGGCAGCGAAGAAGAGCCCTTCGATCAGCACCACCTTGTCCTGGATTACCTGCTGAGCCTCGGTTTCAAGGTCAATCCCCGGCTGGGGATTTTCGGGTCCGCCTGTGAAGGCCCGGTTTTCCGTACCGGCAGCGGACTTGAGTTCTCTTCAGGACCCCTTGAAGCAGTGGGCCCTTTCCTGGAACGCATGAACCGGGGGCGGAGCGGTCTTGGCTATGAAATCGACGGTCTGGTGATCAAGGTGAACGAGCTTGCCCCCCGGGAGCGTCTCGGCTATACCGGTCACCATCCCCGCTGGGCCATCGCCTACAAGTTCGAGTCCCCCCAGGCTGTAAGCACCGTGGAAAGCATCGATGTCCAGGTCGGCCGTACCGGGAGAATTACCCCGGTGGCCAGAATAAAGCCGGTCAGAATCGGAGGATCCACGGTCTCCAACGTTACCCTGCACAATCAGCAGTACATCGAAGCCCTTGAGCTGTCCGCGGGAGACCAGGTGGCGGTTTCCAAACGGGGAGACGTTATTCCCGCGGTGGAGAAGGTGATAGAAAAGGGTGAATCCTCCGCCCCCGTATGGGCGATGCCCGAAACCTGTCCCTCCTGCGGGGAGGACTTGAGTCTCCGGGGGGCCCACCACTTCTGTACCAACCGGCGCTGCCCCGACCAGGTACGGGGAAGGATCAACTTCTTTATTGCCCGGGACCAGATGGACATCGACGGGCTGGGGCCGGAAACCGCCGCCGTTCTGATGGACGAGGGCCTTGTCGCCGGGATCGAGGATCTCTACACCTTCGAAACCGAAAAGCTGAACGGGCTTCCCGGTTTCGGCGAGAAAAAGATCGACCTTATACGCCGGGGAATTGAAGAGAGTAAAAAGCGCCCGTTCAGGATCGTTCTCCCCAGCCTGGGGATTCCGGACCTGGGGCAGAAGGCCGCGGAGCTGCTGATAGAGGCAGGCTTTCGGGATATCGACTCCCTCCTCGAGGCTGCGGATAACAGGCAGGAGGAAAGACTGGCGGAAATTCACGGCATCGGCGAAAAAACGGCGGCCTCGATTCTCGAGAGTCTCCGGGACCCGGAAATCCGGGGACAGATCGATGCCCTCCGCAGAGCAGGACTGAATTTCCGTGAAGAAGAAACGGAAACCCATCGGCAGCTGCCCCGGATCTTCGAAGGCCAGGTCTGGTGCGTTACCGGGAGCTTTGAAAACTTCAAACCTCGTTCAAAGGCCATGGAAGAGGTCAAACTCAGGGGAGGCCGGGCTGTGGGTTCCATTACGGGCTCTGTAAGCCATCTTCTTGCCGGGGAGGGTGCCGGAAGCAAGCTGAAGAAGGCCCGGGAGCTGGGAATCCGGATTGTCGACGAGGATGAGTTCCTGAAACTCCTGGGACCGGAGAGGGAATCCTGATGGCCCTCTCCTTTGCAGAGCGGGAAAATCTCAAAACCCTTCTTGAAGCCGAAGGATACGGAGTGATTCCCAACGACCGGTTCAGGATCGATATGGAGGAATCCTTCAGGCAGCTCTGGAAACGGGTGGAGTCCTTTACCATGACCGGCATGGAACGGGGATACGGCCTCTACCAGGCGGTACGGTATCTTGAGGAGCGGAATATCCCCGGGGATTTCGTGGAGTGCGGCGTCTGGAAGGGGGGCAGCTGCATGCTCATGATGGGGGCCCTGCAGGAGCTCGGAGCTGCAGCAAGGACCATCAGGCTCTACGATACCTTTACCGGAATGCCGGAACCGGGGGATGAGGACATCATCGCCTGGAACCGGCGGCCGGTAAAAGAGAAATGGCAGAGCCACGCCCTCGATTCCTGGGCCGTGGGGCTGGACGAGGTCCGGGCGAATCTTGGCCTGATGAATTACCCGGCGGAAAAGATACTCACCATTCCCGGGGACGTGGCGGAGACCCTGGCTGCCGACCGGCCCGAAGGGATCGCCCTGCTGCGCCTTGATACCGACTGGTACGCCTCCACCCTGCTGGAACTGGAGCTTCTGTACCCCCTGCTTTCCCCCGGGGGGGTGCTGATTATCGACGACTACGGCCACTTTGAAGGGGCCCGCAGGGCGGTGGACGAGTACTTTTCCCGTCCTGAGGTTCCGGGGATTCTGCTCTCCCGGCTGGATTATACCGGCCGTATGGGGATAAAGCATTAAGCCCCTTGACGATCCCCCGCTTTTTCAGGATTTTATACACGGGCACATATAGTACAGGTGCCCATACAGTATATTTTTGACAACAGAATAAGGAGACCTCACAGATGACTCGTGAACAAATACTTCAGAACGCCCAGGTGCGGGAGCAGAGCATCCTGCGCAATGTCTATGTCTGGATGACCCTTGGTCTTGGGCTTACCGGGGTTATCAGCCTCGGTATGGCCTCCAATCCAAACCTGGTCATGTCCCTGGTCCGCAATCCCCTCCTGTTTTACGGGGCAATAATTGGGGAGCTGGTCCTGGTAATGTTCCTCTCCGCCCGGCTCATGCAGATGAGCGCCACCGCCGCAACCCTCGGATTCGCCGGATACGCCGCCCTGAACGGTGTTACCCTGTCGGTGATATTCCTCGCCTATACCGGGCAGAGCATCGCCCAGGCCTTTTCGTGGCAGGCGGTACCTTTGCAGGAATGAGCCTCTGGGCCACCACCACCCGACGGGACCTGTCGTCCATCGGCAACTACCTCTTTATGGGGCTTATCGGGCTGATCATCGCCATGGTAGCCAACATGTTCTTCCGCTCCGACAGCTTCTCGCTGCTCATCAGCCTGGTGGGTGTGGCTCTTTTTCTGGGGCTTACTGCCTACGACACCCAGATGATCAAGAGCTGGAACCGGCAGTTCGGTTCTTCCATCGACGAGGCGGGCTATATAAAGCTCTCCATTATGGGAGCCCTGAAGCTCTACCTCGATTTTATCAATCTCTTTCTCTTTTTCCTGCGCATCTTCGGCCGCAGGGACTGACCCTTCAGCAGCCGTCGCGGCTGCTGTGGCTTAAGGGGTGCCGCAGAACCCGTGCCCGTATCCGGCTGTCGTCGCAGGGCACGAGTTCCGGCAGCTCTCCGGCCATGGCGACGGAGTCATCGATCAGTATAAGTACTCCCCGTACCCCCGGAAGCCCTGCGATACGTTCCGCGGCTTCCCGTGCACTCGCCGGGTCTCTGCTCAGGTTTCCCGCCAGGGTAGCTGCGGCATCCGCCAGGGATGCGTCCCCGGCTGATACGGTGGCCAGGCTGCAGTTTCCCAGGGAGAGGGAGTGTCCCATTTTTGAGGATGATGAGCAGAGGGCAAGGGGAGTCTCTTCCGGAGAAATCTTGAAGGCCACCCTCCCGGAGAGGGCGCTTTCCCCTCCGTACAGGCCGATATAGGCCTCCTCCCGTACATGCAGAAAGATATCCCCGCCGTTGTTGATTATCGTATCCCGGCAGCCTTCAGTTCTGGCGGCTTCGGCGGCCATCTGGGCCACCGTACCGGCTACCGCGGCCATGGGGCCGACGCCGACCAGGAGGGAGGCTTTGTGCATGCGCCGTACCGCCTCCGGGGGCTCCCCGGGCAGCTCTTCCAGGGGGGCCATGGCCCGCAGAAAATCCGGAAACGCATCGATATAGGCGGCCAACTCCCGGCGGATTCCTTTAACCGCGGCTTTAACGATATCGAAACGTTCAGTTGCCACTATAAAGGCCGCCTCCCGGTGGCGGAACTCGATAAACTCGTGCATCAGATTATGGAGGAACAGGCTCCGTAGGGGCAGTTCTCGATGCAGCTCAGGCATTCAACGCATTTTGAATCATCGAAAACCACCTCCCGGCCCGGCTCGCCGTTGAAATGGAGGGCCCCGGTGGGACAGTGGGGAATGCAGTTTCCGCAGGAGACGCAGAGGGATTCATCCCAGCGGAGGCCCTTCTGGTGTTCCCGGACCTCGATGTTGAGCTCCCGTACCCAGTCGATTCCCCGGGCGATGTCCTCGTCGGAACCGGTCAGGTCCAGAACAAGGAAGCCCTCTTCGTCGGGGGTCACCTTCGCCCGGAAAATGTTGATGATAAGGTCGTAGTCCTTTACCAGGTGGTAGACGATGGGTTTTTCCGTCTCGCACCGGGGAAAATAGAGCATCAGGCGCTTGGTTGTCATCAGCGTACTCCCTGCAGGGCTGCGGGCATTGGGGATGAGCTGCCCGTGGCCGGAAGCGGGGCAGCCGGGGTGTTGACGGTAAAATCTCCGGCTCTGATCTGGTCGGCCAGAAGGTTCGCCGCCTTCAGGGCCTTTGCATAGGAGGAGAGGCTTCCGGTCTCAACACTTCGTCCGAAGAGCCGGACCTCTCCCCGGCGCAGATCGGCGTAGCTGACATGGGTCAGAACCTTGCCGGTATTCTTCGGGTAATCCACGGCATAGTCGATTACCGGGGCCATGATATCCTCGTCCCGTACGGTACAGCCTTTGAGCACCTCCGGACCGGTGATGGGTATGGGAATGGCCACCCCCAGAGCCAGGCTGACGCCGTAGCCCCGGATTGAGACCCCCCGCACGAACTCCGGGTCCATCTGCTTGAGATCCCCGGTAAGTCCCAGGGTCCCGGCCCCGTCGACGGGGACGCCGGTGTCCCCCCTGGGGGCATCCGGACTGTGCTGGGTCCCCGGGGCATAGACGATTCCCGGCGCTCCCGCGAGCCATACCTTGCTTCCGATACCGATGGAACGGTACCAGGGGTCGTTTAAAAGGGGGCTCAGCTGTCCTGCGGAGGAGTAACCCAGGGAGCCGTAGGCCGGTTTCAGGGCTCCCAGGTAGGTGTGTATCAGCTTGTCCGAGGAGTTGACCGCCGCGTTGTAGTTCTGGTAACAGTTCCTGGGATTCGTCATGATCGCCTGGTTTATTTCCGCCAGGCTGAACTCACTGCGAAGCTCCCGTAAAGGGTACTCGTCGGTACCGTAGGAGCGGGCGTAGAGCTGTACCTTTTCTCCCCGGACGAGCTTTTCTATGACATGTCCGCCGCCGAAGCGAAACTCCCCGGGATAGTAGAGGTTGGCGGGATCGTTGACCTGGAGCTGGGTCGCGCCCAGGTACAGATCCACCGCCGCGATTCCGGAATAGACCTCCACATCGTCTATCCAGGCCTGGGTTATGCGGATCTTGGGTTTCGAGTGCCCCAGGTTCATGAATACCCCGGAGGAGCACATGGGACCGAAGGTGGCAGTGGTAACCACGTCGATCTCCCGGGCCGCCTCCTGGAGGCCCTTCCTTTCCACGTAAGCGATAACCTCTTCGGCGGTCATTACCACGGCCTTGCGGGATTCGATCTTTCTGTTGATATCGTCGATGCTTTTCAGCTGATTCTGTCTCTGAGCTTCTGGTTTTTTCATTTCCTG
Protein-coding sequences here:
- a CDS encoding TylF/MycF/NovP-related O-methyltransferase; translated protein: MALSFAERENLKTLLEAEGYGVIPNDRFRIDMEESFRQLWKRVESFTMTGMERGYGLYQAVRYLEERNIPGDFVECGVWKGGSCMLMMGALQELGAAARTIRLYDTFTGMPEPGDEDIIAWNRRPVKEKWQSHALDSWAVGLDEVRANLGLMNYPAEKILTIPGDVAETLAADRPEGIALLRLDTDWYASTLLELELLYPLLSPGGVLIIDDYGHFEGARRAVDEYFSRPEVPGILLSRLDYTGRMGIKH
- a CDS encoding UPF0280 family protein, with the protein product MATERFDIVKAAVKGIRRELAAYIDAFPDFLRAMAPLEELPGEPPEAVRRMHKASLLVGVGPMAAVAGTVAQMAAEAARTEGCRDTIINNGGDIFLHVREEAYIGLYGGESALSGRVAFKISPEETPLALCSSSSKMGHSLSLGNCSLATVSAGDASLADAAATLAGNLSRDPASAREAAERIAGLPGVRGVLILIDDSVAMAGELPELVPCDDSRIRARVLRHPLSHSSRDGC
- a CDS encoding homocysteine biosynthesis protein translates to MKKPEAQRQNQLKSIDDINRKIESRKAVVMTAEEVIAYVERKGLQEAAREIDVVTTATFGPMCSSGVFMNLGHSKPKIRITQAWIDDVEVYSGIAAVDLYLGATQLQVNDPANLYYPGEFRFGGGHVIEKLVRGEKVQLYARSYGTDEYPLRELRSEFSLAEINQAIMTNPRNCYQNYNAAVNSSDKLIHTYLGALKPAYGSLGYSSAGQLSPLLNDPWYRSIGIGSKVWLAGAPGIVYAPGTQHSPDAPRGDTGVPVDGAGTLGLTGDLKQMDPEFVRGVSIRGYGVSLALGVAIPIPITGPEVLKGCTVRDEDIMAPVIDYAVDYPKNTGKVLTHVSYADLRRGEVRLFGRSVETGSLSSYAKALKAANLLADQIRAGDFTVNTPAAPLPATGSSSPMPAALQGVR
- a CDS encoding NIL domain-containing protein, yielding MTTKRLMLYFPRCETEKPIVYHLVKDYDLIINIFRAKVTPDEEGFLVLDLTGSDEDIARGIDWVRELNIEVREHQKGLRWDESLCVSCGNCIPHCPTGALHFNGEPGREVVFDDSKCVECLSCIENCPYGACSSII
- the ligA gene encoding NAD-dependent DNA ligase LigA; translation: MPDPKQEIDSLSEKLLAWQHEYYQLARPSVSDTEYDRVFDRLQELEKKHPELKKPDSPTLRVGSDLSAELPEVEHTIPVLSLDKAYSAAEVDAWVAKTAKNAEEELSFVVEEKIDGASIVLYYENGVLARGVTRGNGRVGNDVSANIRTIRSVPLRLSQPVSIAVRGEVFLPLDRFDEINAEQEVPFANPRNLAAGTLRRKKSSEVARVPLEIFVYEGYMSGSEEEPFDQHHLVLDYLLSLGFKVNPRLGIFGSACEGPVFRTGSGLEFSSGPLEAVGPFLERMNRGRSGLGYEIDGLVIKVNELAPRERLGYTGHHPRWAIAYKFESPQAVSTVESIDVQVGRTGRITPVARIKPVRIGGSTVSNVTLHNQQYIEALELSAGDQVAVSKRGDVIPAVEKVIEKGESSAPVWAMPETCPSCGEDLSLRGAHHFCTNRRCPDQVRGRINFFIARDQMDIDGLGPETAAVLMDEGLVAGIEDLYTFETEKLNGLPGFGEKKIDLIRRGIEESKKRPFRIVLPSLGIPDLGQKAAELLIEAGFRDIDSLLEAADNRQEERLAEIHGIGEKTAASILESLRDPEIRGQIDALRRAGLNFREEETETHRQLPRIFEGQVWCVTGSFENFKPRSKAMEEVKLRGGRAVGSITGSVSHLLAGEGAGSKLKKARELGIRIVDEDEFLKLLGPERES